In bacterium, the DNA window AGATCCGTATTTAAAGTCCCTCCTGAATTTGTTATCGAGCAGCTAAATGCGGTGTTTGATGATTTTGCCGTGGACGCGGTAAAGACCGGAATGCTTTGTGATGCGGGGACCGTGAAAAAAGTAGCAGGATTTTTTACCGGAAAAAAGATTAAAAATATCATTGTTGACCCTGTTATGATTTCCAAAAGCGGATATGCCCTTCTTGAAGAAGACGCTGTCCGGACACTTATCAGGGATCTTTTGCCTTGCGCTGCGGTTGTTACACCGAATATATTTGAAGCGGAGAAGATAACGGGCATAAAAATATCATCGGTCGGGGATATGCGTTCGGCGGCGAAAAAAATATTGAAAACGGGGGCAAAAAACGTTCTTATTAAAGGAGGACATCTCAAGGGGGACCCATTTGATGTTCTGTGTTCCGAAAACAGGTGCGCGGTCATTAAGGGAAAAAGACAGGCCGAATCATTTACCCACGGCACCGGCTGTTCTTTGTCTTCAGCCATAACATCTTGTATTGCGAGAGGGCACGGCATTGAGGCGTCCGTGAGGATATCAAAACAGTTTGTTGAAGAAGGTATCAGAAAGGGATATAATCCCGGCAAAGGCTGCGGTCCTGTTAACCATTTTGTCAGGCCCAGATTTTTATAGATTAAATTCGAAAATAATATTATGAAAATTTTTAAATACGGTTCGGAAGTGTTAAGGAAAAAAGCGGGAAAAGTGGTTTGGTCCGAAGAGACCAGAAAACTTATTTCGGATATGTTTAAAACAATGAGAGAGGAAAGGGGAGTCGGCCTTGCCGCGCCCCAGGTTGGAAAATCAGCAAGGATAATAGTTATAGATATAGGAGAAGGCGGGGTTGCTCTGGTTAATCCCGAAATAACGGAAAAAAGGGGGAAAGAAACATCTGTTGAGGGCTGCCTTAGTTTTCCCGGTATTGAATTTGAAATAGAGAGGGCCGGAGAAGTTGAAGTAAGGGGCTTAAATGATGAAGGCTGTGAAGTGAACATAACGGCCTGCGGCCTTTTTGCGCGCGCGCTGCAGCATGAGATAGACCATCTTGACGGTATTCTGATTGTTGACAGGACAACTTTTTTAAGCAGGAAACTTGCTTCAAGCAAATTGAAAAAGCTGATAAAGGAAAGCAAAAAAAATGAAATGCTATCTTGAATGCATACCCTGTTTCGTAAAACAGGCTGTCGAAGCCGGGAATATACTTTCGTCCACCGCAAGCCAGAGAGAAGAAATTTTACAGAAAAGCCTTAAGCTGATAATAAATATGGACAGGGATATGACCCCGCCCGAAGCAGGGATGAAGATACATTCGATAATAAAATTCATTACGGGCAGAAAAGACCCTTATAAGGGGATAAAAGATTATTATAATAATCTCGGACCGGAATTCTATAAAAAATATAAGAAAAAAGTCAATAAATCGAAAGACAGACTTTTAACTGCGGTTAGATGTGCTATTGCGGGAAACGTTGTTGATTTTGGCGTGGCGGGCGAGTTTGACGCCGAAAAAGATATCGAAAAAGTGATGACCCAGGATTTCGCGTATTTTGATTACGATGACTTCAAAAAGATTCTGTCGAAATCGCGTTCGATCCTGTATCTCGCGGACAATGTCCCTGAAACATTTTTCGACCGTATACTTATCGAGGAATTGGAGGGTAAAGAGATTACGTACGCTGTCAAGTCGGCGCCCATAATAAATGATGCCACCGTTGAAGACGCGTTGATAGCGGGAATTGACGGGACTACCCGCGTTGTTGAAAGCGGCTCCTGCGCGCCCGGCACGGTGCTAAGCCTGTGCAGCGCCGAATTTCTGCAGACAATGAAGGAAAGCGATATGGTCATAAGCAAAGGACAGGGTAATTATGAGGCATTGGAAGATATGAAAGGCAAGGATGTGTTCTTTATGCTTAAAGCAAAATGCAAGGTGGTTGCAAAACATTTAAATGTGAAAGTCGGGGATATAATCTTCAAGTATAAAGGTGGAAAATGAAATATTTGTACGGTCCTGTTATATCACGCAGGTTGGGATTATCGCTCGGTGTTGACCTTATCCCTTTGAAAACGTGTTCCTTCAATTGTGTTTATTGCCAGTTGTCGTCTACCGCAAGCTGTGTGACAGAGAGAAAGGATTATGTTTCCCCTGAAGAGGTTATAGATGAGTTTTACGAATTCAACAGTGAAAATATCCAATATGACTGGATAACTTTTTCCGGTTCGGGAGAGCCGACTTTGAATGCGTCTTTGGGGTATATAATACAGGAAATAAAAAAATCAGCTTCAAAAAAAATCTGTGTGATTACCAACGGTTCATTAATAAGTTCAGGCGAAGTGAGACGGGACCTGCTCGGCGCGGACCTGGTTATGCCTTCCCTGGATGCTGTTTCCCCGGAGATATTTCAAAAGATAAACAGGCCGTTTAAAGGGGCGGATGTGGAAAAGATTATCAGCGGGCTTATTGAGTTCAGGAAAGAGTTTATGGGCCGGATATGGCTTGAAATAATGTTTGTCAAAGGCATAAATGACAACAGCTCCGAAATCGCAAAATTTTCAGAGGTTATAAAAAAGATTAAGCCGGATAAGGTTCATTTGAATACCGTTATCAGGCCGCCGTCCGAAAAAAATATACTGCCTGTCGACAGGTATACGCTTATAAAGATAGCGGATCAGTTGGGGGATAGGGCGGATGTCATAGGCAATTTACCGGAGGTCCCCCAATTTGAAAAAGGCAGATTGAACGCGGAAAATCTCCTTGGCCTTCTGGAAAGCCATCCTGCGACGCTTGAAGAGATTATGAACTCGTTCGGCGCGACAAAATTTGCCGCGGCAAAGATACTTGAAGAACTTGTAAAATTAAGGAAGGTGGAAGAAAAAAGATTTGAGAATAAAGTGTATTATGTGCTCAAACCATGATTCCCTGATATAGCCTTTTTTCACGTCGATAAATAATATTTTACCCGTAATTTCTTGACACCGAAAGAGCAAGGTGTTAGTATCCGTCGAAATTAAAATTATTCTTCCGCTTCTTTCCGGAAAAAAAGTTCAAAAATTCATATTTGGTACGGGGTGAATATTATGTTTTTTAACTGGCTTGATATAATTTTACTTATAATAATTTTACATGGCGCGAGAAAGGGCATGCAGAGAGGTTTTTCCGCGGGGATTATTTCGCTTATCGGTTTTGTTTCAGCCGGTATTTTAGCGTTGCATTTTTATAAGGATGTCGGCGCAAAGATAGAGAATCTAATACCCATAGGAGAAAGGTTTTCAGGCTTTATCGCTTTCGGGATTATATGCGCCTTAATAATTTTTGCCAGCGTTTTAGTCCAAAAATTCTTTCATTCGGTTCTGCAGATGAGGTTTGTCGATAACTTTGAGAAGTACGGAGGCGCGGTAGTCGGATGTTTAAAAAGGACATTAATGATTGGGATTGTTTTTTATGGCTGTTTGTTTATCGGAACATTTACGGAAGTGCCTCCTGCCGTTGTGGAAAGCGGCGAACATTCCGTGATAGCAGGAATGATATTCAATATTTTTAACGGCGCTTACAGGACAAGCATAGCCATTACCGGTTCGGAAGATAATCTGGCTGAACAGGAAATTATCAGCAGGAATCACGGCAGCCCGGGTTATGCGAAGCGGAAAAAATCGTGAATAAAAACCGCCCCGCGGGCAACCTGAAAACTGATAAAATTTAGTGTTGACATGGTATTAGACGTATGTTAAATTATGCGTCTGTTTTTTAGATATGTTGAGGGAATTGTTACGGAACAGGATAATATGAAAAAGAAAAGCAAAGAAAAAAGCCGGAAATGGTATCTGGTAAATGCGGAAGGGCAGATCCTGGGAAGGATGGCCACCAGGGTAGCCGATATTTTGAGGGGAAAGAATAAACCTACTTTTGAGCCGCACGCCGATACCGGAGATTTTGTTGTGGTCATCAACGCTGAAAAAGTTAAGCTGACCGGCAGAAAAAAAGAACAGAAAGTTTATATTTCGAAAAGCGAATATCAGGGCGGGCAGAAAATTGTGCCGATTAAGAAAGTTATGGAAAAGAAGCCGGAAATGGTCATTTTTCATGCGGTTAAAGGCATGCTGCCGAAGAACAAACTGAGCAGCGCCATTATAAAAAAGCTTAAGGTGTATGCCGGTTGTGAACATCCTCATGCGGCTCAGCAGCCGGAAAATCTGAATTTAGGAGTTAAATAGGCGATGATTGAAGAATATAGAGCTATCGGAAGGCGGAAAACCTCTGTTGCCCAGGTTCGTATGATGCTGGGAAAGGGGAAAATTGAAGTGAATGATAAACCTTTAAAAACATACTTTAATATGGAAAATTTAATCAGGCTTGTTGAAAGGCCGTTATTGGATACAAATAATATGGGCAAGTATGATGTAATAATCAGAGTTAAGGGCGGCGGAGTTGCGGGTCAGGCCGGGGCTATCAGACACGGCATAGCCAGGGCTCTTGTCAGGGCGGATCTCAGTATCAGAGGGCGCCTTAAAGAAGAAGGGCATCTTACAAGAGACGACCGGAAAAAAGAAAGAAAAAAATATGGCCGGGCCGGCGCCAGAAAGAGGTTCCAGTTCTCGAAACGTTAATATTATGCGTTTATCAGGGCAGAGGACTTACCTCTGCCCTTTTTTTTTATCCATTGTTTATAAAACTTTACATTAGAAACGTTTGACACTTTTGTTGCAGTAAAATATAATCGAATACATTTTAAACGCGTAAGGTATTTTAAAGGAGACAGATATGGTTAAGGCTTCAATAGTAGGGGCTACGGGATATACAGGGGAAGAGATAGTAAAAATTCTTACAAGGCATAAGAGCGCGAAAATCGTGTCTTTGACGGCCAAAATAGAACAGGAAGTGTTTATTGATGATGAATTTCCCGAATTAAAACATGTTACCCATATTAAATGCTATCCTTTTGAAAAGGAGATAGCCGCCGCTGATGCGGATGTTGTTTTCCTGGCGCTTCCCCATACGGTGAGCATGAAGTTCGCGTCTTTTTTCCTGAAACGGGGCAAAAAGGTTATAGATCTTAGCGCGGATTACAGGCTTAAAAATGCCGGTGATTATGAAAAATGGTACGGCTGTAAGCATGTGGATGAAGATAATGTTCAAAAAGCGGTTTATGGATTGCCGGAATTGTATGAAAATGATATCAGGTCCGCGAATCTTATTGCCAACCCCGGCTGTTATCCGACAAGCGTGATCCTGGGCCTGGCTCCGCTGCTGAAAAACAATATCAACAGTTCAGATAATTTCATAGTTGATTCCAAAACGGGCATTATGGGAGCGGGCAGGAAAGCCAGCCTCAGTTTTCATTTTCCGGAATGTGACGGGAGCGTTTGGGCTTATAAAATCGGACAGCATCAGCATACCCCCGAAATGATCCAGGAATTGGCCAGGATTTCGGGCAGAAAAACCAGTGTTCTTTTTACGCCTCATGTCGTTCCTTCATCACGCGGAATTTTAAGCACCATATATGCGGACATTAAGAAAGGAATAAAATTAGAAGAGATAATCGGCATATATGCCGATTTTTACGGGAAGAGCCCTTTTGTAAGGGTGTATCCGGCCCATAAACTTCCCCATACAAAGGATATCAGCGCGAATAATTTCTGTGACATCGGGTTTGGTTACGACTCTGAATCGGGGAAACTGATAGTCGTATCCACGGTAGACAACCTGCTTAAAGGGGCAGCCGGTCAGGCTGTCCAGAATATGAATATTATATATGGCTTTGACCAGAAAGAAGGATTAATTTGATGAATGAATCTTTTATCAGAAATATACCTCAGGGAAGCATAACCACTCCCAAAGGGTTTAAAGCCACAGGCGGCCATTGCGGCATTAAAAGAAGCGGGAAGAAAGATCTGGCTATAATATATTCCGACGCGGAAGATACTGTTGCGAAAGGTTTATTCACAACAAATGTTCTTCCGGCCGCTCCCGTATTGTTATCCAGGCTGCGCCTCAGGAACGGCAGGCTGAGGGCTGTTGTAATAAACAGCGGCGTCGCCAATGCCTGTACGGGTCAGCAGGGATATAAAAACGCCGATGCAATAACTGAAGAAGTTGCTGATATTCTCGGTTTGAAAAAAAATATGGTCGCGATGTGCTCTACGGGTAAAATAGGGGTCCCTCTTCCCGTTGAAACAATAAAGAGAGGGTTAAAATACCTTTCCAAGAGAATATCCTCTGAGGGCGGGCATTATGCGGCTGAAGCTATAATGACTACTGATACAAGGGAAAAACAATTGGCTTATGAAGTAACTTTGAACGGCGGGAAGGTAAGGATCGGGGCTATGGCAAAAGGCGCCGGTATGATAAATCCGAATATGGCTACAATGCTTGCTTTTATTACCACCGACGCAAAAATAACTGCCGTCCAGATGAAAAAGATTTTGGCTGATGCCGTTGAAATGTCCTTCAACAGGATCAATATAGACGGCGATATGAGCACCAACGATTCTGTAATCGCGATGGCTAACGGCCTTTCGGAAGTTGAAGTTAAGCCGAATTCCGCCGATGAGAAAACGTTCAGGGCGGCTTTTAACAGTATATGCCTTGCGCTTGCGGAAATGATAGTAAGAGACGGGGAAGGGGCTACAAAATTTGTTAAGGTTAAAGTAACAGGGGCAAAAACCAGGAAAGACGCATCGCTTGCGGCCAGGGCTGTGTCAAATTCCCTGTTGTTCAAGGTCGCTCTGTACGGGCAGAATCCGAACTGGGGGAGGCTCATGGACGCGCTGGGTTATTCAGGAGCGGCGATATCCGCCGATAAAATAAGTGTTAGATTCGGAGATATCCAGGCTGTAAAGGAAGGAATTGCAGTGGAAGATTCCGAGCACCTTCTGAAGACCTATATGAAGCAAAGGGAAGTAGATATTTTTATAGATCTTTCGCTGGGATGTTATCAGGAAGAAATCCTGACATGTGATATCGGCAGAAGGTACATAGAAATTAATATTTAGGAGATTTTTTGGAAAAGGCTATTTCAAAAGCAGCTGTTCTTATAGAAGCGATGCCGTATATACAACGCTTCAGGGATAAGGTTGTTGTCATAAAATTCGGCGGAAACGCCATGTCCGATAAGGCTATAAACAATAATGTGTTGAGGGACATTGTTTTTATGGAGCTTGTCGGGATGAAGCCTGTCCTGGTGCATGGAGGCGGCAGCGCTATATCGAAGGAAATGAAAAAAGCAGGTAAAGAGCCGGTATTTTCCGGCGGGCTCAGGGTTACGGATCTTGAGACCATCAGGATTGTCGAGAAAACATTATTTGAATCGGTGAATAAAGAATTGGTTATTTTAGTAAAAAAATTCGGAGGCAGGGCAAAACCGGTCTCAGGAAACAGGGACAGGATAATAAACGCCGCGAAAAAGAGGTTTTTGGACCCTGAAAATCCCGGGAAGGGAATAGACCTCGGTTATGTGGGTGAAGTGAAAAAGGTAAATCCCGCGAAGATCAGGAAAATCTGCGATGAAGGCATGATCCCTGTTATCGCGCCTCTCGGCTACGGGAAAAAGGGGGAAGTTTTCAACATAAATGCCGACCATGCCGCGGCAGAGATTGCAGCCGCTCTTAAGGCGGAAAAACTTGTGTTTTTGACCAATGTGAAAGGCGTAATGGTTAACAGGGGTAATGACGAGGCATATCTGGTCCCTTCCATTAATGTGCGGGAGATCGAAAAATTGAAGATGAGCAAAATTATAACGGGCGGGATGCTGCCCAAGGTGGATTCCTGTATTCATGCAGTAAAATCGGGGGTTCATAAAACACACATAATAGATGTTAAAATCCAGCATTCTCTTTTGCTCGAAATTTTTACTGACAAGGGAATAGGAACTGAAATTATCGTATGAGGTGACGGATGCAGAATTCAGCTGAGGATATTATTAAGTTTTACAACACATATGTTATGAAAACATATATGTGGAATCCCATAGTTATCGTTAAAGGCAAAGGCTCATGGGTTTGGGATATAAACGGCCGGAAATATCTGGATTTTTTTCCGGGTTGGGCTGTCAGCGGGCTGGGACATTGTAACACGGAAGTGGCCGGAGCCATAAAGAAACAGGCGTCCACTCTTATCCATATGCCCAATAATTTTATGATGGAACATCAGCCGCTGCTTGCCAAAAAGATAATAGAAAATTCTTTTAAGGGGAAGTGTTTCTTCTGTAATAGCGGCGCCGAAGCCAATGAAACAGCTTTTAAAATTGCGAGGAAATACGGGAGTCAAACGGGAAGATATGAAATAATAACGATGAAAAAATCATTTCACGGCAGGACTCTTGCGGCTGTGACAGCTACGGGGCAGGAAAAATACCACAAGGGTTTTGAACCGCTCGTCCCGGGCTTTAAATATGTGGGATTTGGCAGTAAGGATGAACTGGCAAAGGCTGTTACGGATAAAACGGTTGCCGTTATGCTTGAGCCTATCCAGGGTGAAGGAGGAATTAACGTTTCGGATAAAGACTATCTCGCGTATATCAGAGACTTATGCGATAAAAATGATATGCTTTTGATACTTGACGAGATACAGACCGGCATGGGCAGGACAGGCAGGATGTTTGCTTACCAGCATTATGATGTTGAGCCGGATGTTATGACTTTGGCTAAAACGCTGGGGGGAGGGATTCCCATAGGAGCTGCTGTCGCCGGCGAAAAAGTATGCGATGTCCTTGAACCCGGGAACCATGCGTCTACCTTCGGCGGCAACCCGCTTGCCTGCGCTGCGGCGCTGGCGGTTTTTGAGGTTATAGGGGAAAATGGTTTTCTTGATAAGGCTGTCAAAAAAGGCGGTTATCTGAGGAAAAAACTTGAAGGCCTTAAATCCAAATATCCTTTCATCAAAGAAGTGAGAGGTGTAGGATTAATGTTGGGTATGGAATTGAATATTGAAGGCGGCGGAATATTCAATGAATGCCTTAAAAAGAATCTCATAATAAATTGTACATCGGGTAATGTGCTAAGGTTTGTGCCGTCAATGACAGTTAAAAAATCGGAAATTGATATGGCGATTAATATAGTTGATGAAGTTTTTAAAAATGTGTCTTAACTTAGGGACGGGAGTATTTTATGGAGAAAGTTGTTCTTGCGTATTCCGGGGGATTAGACACTTCGGTGATATTAAAGTGGCTAAAGGAAGAAAAAGGATATGATGTTATTGCTTTTGCCGCGGACCTGGGGCAGGGAAAAGAACTGGACAGGATTGAAAAAAAGGCAAAAGACACGGGGGCTTCAAAGGTTTATGTAGAAGACCTGAGGGAGGAGTTTGCCCGCGATTATGTTTTTGAAATGCTGAAGGCTAACGCTGTTTATGAGGATAAATATTTGCTGGGGACATCAATAGCCAGGCCCCTGATAGCCGGGAAGCAGGTTGAAATTGCTCTGAAGGAAAATGCAACGGCGGTATCTCACGGCGCTACGGGTAAAGGTAATGACCAGGTAAGGTTTGAACTTACATATGCGGCTCTTGCGCCCGGGCTGAAGGTGATTGCTCCGTGGAGGGAATGGGATTTCAAGTCAAGGACGGATTTGATAAATTACGCCAGGGAGAAAAAAATACCGATTCCGGTATCAAAGCAAAACCCTTATAGTTCCGACAGGAACCTTCTTCACATCAGTTTTGAAGGAGGGATACTGGAAGATCCCTGGATGGAGCCGCCGGAAGATATGTTTGTTATGAGCTGCAGTCCCGAAAAAGCGCCTGATAAGCCGGTTTATATCGAGGTCGGTTTTGAAAAAGGGATTCCTGTATCTGTCAACGACAGGAAAATGAGCCCTGCCGCCCTGCTGCAGTATATGAATGAGGCCGGCGGAGCCAACGGCATAGGAAGGGTGGATATGGTTGAAAACAGGTATGTCGGAATGAAATCAAGGGGAGTCTACGAAACTCCGGGAGGGACTATACTGAGGGAAGCTCATATTGCTATGGAATCAATAACTCTTGACAGGGAAGTTCAGCATCTTAAAAACTCTCTTGCCCTTAAATATGCCGAACTTGTGTATAATGGTTATTGGTTTTCTCCCGAGATGAATATATTAAGGAATACGGTTAATGAAACACAGGAAAAAGTATCCGGGACAGTCAGACTGAAATTATATAAGGGAAATTGCATTGTTACCGGCAGGAAATCCGCATTTTCCCTTTACAGCGAAGATTTTGCCACTTTTGAGAAAGACAGCGTATACGATCAGAAAGACGCCGGCGGTTTTATAAAAATTAACGGATTAAGGATGAGGATTAAGAAAATTCTGGATGGTAAAAAATATGGAAAAAAATAAGAAAAAATTGTGGGGCGGAAGGTTTTCCAAACCCACAAATTCCGGGGTAGAGCGTTTTACCGAATCTCTCTCTGTGGATATCAGGTTGTATAAGTATGATATTAAGGGCAGTATCGCTCATGCCGAAATGCTTGCTAAAACCGGTATAATTTCCCGGAAAGACAGCATTAAAATAATCGGCGGGCTGAAGAAAGTCGGGGAAGATATTGAAAAATGCGATTTTAAATTCTCCGTTTCCGATGAAGATATACATATGGCCATAGAAAGGTCGTTGACCGAAAAAATAGGTGAAGCCGCCAAAAAACTGCATACGGCGAGGAGCAGGAACGATCAGGTCGCGCTGGATGTAAAAATGTATTTAAAAGATGCCGCAAAGCAAATAACCGCGCTTATTGAGGCCTTTCAGGGGACAATAGCGGAAAAAGCTTATGCTTATTCGGATACGGTTTTTCCCGGGATGACACATATGCAGCTGGCTATGCCCGTGACTTTCGGCCATTACATGCTGTCCTTTATATATATGCTTGAGAGGGATAAGGAAAGGTTGAAAGGTCTTTTTAACCGTTTGGATGAGATGCCTCTCGGTTCGTGCGCGCTGGCGGGCACAAGCCTGCCGATTGACAGGGGTTATGTCGCTAAAAAACTTGGATTTTCAAAAATAAGCCGGAACAGTATGGATGCGGTCGCGGACAGGGATTATATTATTGAAATGCTTTCGATCATATCGGTGACAGGCATACATCTCAGCAGGCTCTGCGAAGACCTGGTTTTTTATTCCTCGTCAGCCGTGAATGTTGTCAATCTGCCGGAGGATTTCTGCACCGGTTCGAGTATGATGCCCCACAAAAAAAATCCTGATGTCGCAGAAATTGTGAGGGGTAAGACCGGAAGCATGGTAGGCAATCTTGTATCAATTCTTGTGACAATGAAAGGTTTGCCTATGACCTATAACAGGGACATGCAGGAGGATAAGAAGCCGTTATTTGACTCGATTGACGCTGTGTCATCCTGTCTGGAAATTATGGCTGATTTAATACGTGGAATTACATTGAATAACAGGGTATTAAATGAAGTGCTTGGATCAAACCTCGGGTTTTTAGCGACGGACCTGGCTGAATACCTTGTCAGCAAAGGAGTGCCTTTCAGGGATGCGCATCATATTATAGGTAAAATGATGTTATCTGAGATAGCGACAATGAACCCTCGGGAGATTACACTTGAAGAACTGCGCGGTTTCTCGGATAAGTTTGGATCTGATTCACTGGCGGTTTTGGATATAGAAAACTCTGTGGCGAACAAAAAATCTCAAGGAGGCACAGCACCTGTCAGAGTTAAAAAAGAAATCGGGAAATGGCTTAAAAAAAGCAGATAAAACCTATGATATTTTTCCGTCGTCAGAATGTTACGGAAAAAAGCCTGGCCGAGAAATACAGGCTTGATGAACATGTCGTTTGGTTTATAAGACATGTTATTAAGTCTCTTGTCCACCTGGAAGTTTTTGTTCATTTTTACCGGAACAGGAGTTCGATCGAAGCGCCCGGTGAAGTGGCCAGGAAAATCGGGGCCGATAAACTTATTGTTTACAGGGCGATGAAAGATTTGCAGAAAAATGATATTCTCAAGAGTCTTGATGCCGAAGACAGCGCTTTTAATTACGCTCCGGCTGAAAACCTGAAAAACAATATTGAACTTTTTATTCAGGCTCACACAGATGAAGATTTAAGGAGAAGGATACTGAGTTTGGTGATGGAGATAAGCGGAAATGAATGATTTTGAATATCGTAACGGCGAATTATTCTGTGAAGATATCAGGGCGAAAGATCTTATAGAAAAATACGGGACCCCTTTGTATGTGTACAGCAAAAAAGCTGTTTGTGACGGTTTTGACCGGTTATCGGATGCGTTTAAAAAAATCGACCATTTGATATGTTTCTCGGTTAAATCCTGCTCTAATCTCGGGATTCTCAGGGTTTTGAAAGAAAAAGGCAGCGGTTTCGATATCGTGTCCGGCGGTGAATTGTTCAGGGTTGAAGAAATTAATGCGGATATGTCGAAAGTCGTTTTTGCCGGTGTCGGTAAAACATGTGATGAGATAGAATATGCCCTAGAACAGAACATACTGATGTTTAATGTTGAATCGGAGCAGGAAGCGGAAAGAATTAACGCAATTGCCGGAGATTTGGGGGTTGAGGCCAATGTCGCCGTAAGAATCAATCCCGATGTCGATCCTAAAACCCATAAGTATATAACAACGGGAAAAAGCGAAAATAAATTCGGGGTTGATATAGAGAGAGGTTATGACTTGTATAAAAAGGCGTCCGGTCTTAAGAACCTGGCGGTTAAAGGTATTCAGATGCATATCGGTTCCCAGATAACCGAGATAGAACCGTATATAGATGCTGTCAGGAAAATAACACGACTGGCCGA includes these proteins:
- a CDS encoding argininosuccinate synthase, whose translation is MEKVVLAYSGGLDTSVILKWLKEEKGYDVIAFAADLGQGKELDRIEKKAKDTGASKVYVEDLREEFARDYVFEMLKANAVYEDKYLLGTSIARPLIAGKQVEIALKENATAVSHGATGKGNDQVRFELTYAALAPGLKVIAPWREWDFKSRTDLINYAREKKIPIPVSKQNPYSSDRNLLHISFEGGILEDPWMEPPEDMFVMSCSPEKAPDKPVYIEVGFEKGIPVSVNDRKMSPAALLQYMNEAGGANGIGRVDMVENRYVGMKSRGVYETPGGTILREAHIAMESITLDREVQHLKNSLALKYAELVYNGYWFSPEMNILRNTVNETQEKVSGTVRLKLYKGNCIVTGRKSAFSLYSEDFATFEKDSVYDQKDAGGFIKINGLRMRIKKILDGKKYGKK
- the lysA gene encoding diaminopimelate decarboxylase yields the protein MNDFEYRNGELFCEDIRAKDLIEKYGTPLYVYSKKAVCDGFDRLSDAFKKIDHLICFSVKSCSNLGILRVLKEKGSGFDIVSGGELFRVEEINADMSKVVFAGVGKTCDEIEYALEQNILMFNVESEQEAERINAIAGDLGVEANVAVRINPDVDPKTHKYITTGKSENKFGVDIERGYDLYKKASGLKNLAVKGIQMHIGSQITEIEPYIDAVRKITRLAEKVAKDIAPLSYLDIGGGMGIVYEDEKPFDVPAFAEAIIKEIKSLGVKLIIEPGRYITGNSGVLLTQVQYLKKSGAKNFIIVDAGMNDLIRPSLYGSYHRIEPVTRHDNGSVLCDVVGPVCESGDFIAKDRKIGRISQDDYLCVFSAGAYGFVMSSNYNSRPRAAEILVDGNEDVMIRKREEYLDLIRFDNPNV
- the argH gene encoding argininosuccinate lyase — translated: MEKNKKKLWGGRFSKPTNSGVERFTESLSVDIRLYKYDIKGSIAHAEMLAKTGIISRKDSIKIIGGLKKVGEDIEKCDFKFSVSDEDIHMAIERSLTEKIGEAAKKLHTARSRNDQVALDVKMYLKDAAKQITALIEAFQGTIAEKAYAYSDTVFPGMTHMQLAMPVTFGHYMLSFIYMLERDKERLKGLFNRLDEMPLGSCALAGTSLPIDRGYVAKKLGFSKISRNSMDAVADRDYIIEMLSIISVTGIHLSRLCEDLVFYSSSAVNVVNLPEDFCTGSSMMPHKKNPDVAEIVRGKTGSMVGNLVSILVTMKGLPMTYNRDMQEDKKPLFDSIDAVSSCLEIMADLIRGITLNNRVLNEVLGSNLGFLATDLAEYLVSKGVPFRDAHHIIGKMMLSEIATMNPREITLEELRGFSDKFGSDSLAVLDIENSVANKKSQGGTAPVRVKKEIGKWLKKSR
- a CDS encoding aspartate aminotransferase family protein — its product is MQNSAEDIIKFYNTYVMKTYMWNPIVIVKGKGSWVWDINGRKYLDFFPGWAVSGLGHCNTEVAGAIKKQASTLIHMPNNFMMEHQPLLAKKIIENSFKGKCFFCNSGAEANETAFKIARKYGSQTGRYEIITMKKSFHGRTLAAVTATGQEKYHKGFEPLVPGFKYVGFGSKDELAKAVTDKTVAVMLEPIQGEGGINVSDKDYLAYIRDLCDKNDMLLILDEIQTGMGRTGRMFAYQHYDVEPDVMTLAKTLGGGIPIGAAVAGEKVCDVLEPGNHASTFGGNPLACAAALAVFEVIGENGFLDKAVKKGGYLRKKLEGLKSKYPFIKEVRGVGLMLGMELNIEGGGIFNECLKKNLIINCTSGNVLRFVPSMTVKKSEIDMAINIVDEVFKNVS